A region of Kribbella sp. NBC_01245 DNA encodes the following proteins:
- a CDS encoding LVIVD repeat-containing protein, protein MSRHIRLVLGAVLSAGILVVPGIAVADHATDPHTPNMHAKGHSPHPATFLGEPDGVRHVSSDIAFRGRLAFHGNYDGFRVIDIADPDNPQELLHQRCNGDQGDIYVRGDILVRSWNSKKPTARLCDGQTVPAEWEGVHVFDLSNLADPELVASVSLPCGSHTLTGAGVSDGRLIVYSNNSSSSGCVDGSRALDDPVGDFMDVIAVPVGDPSSASLIHREPLAGPTTDVRTGCHDAGAILGTVNKVVCASADTINVFDIGANSTPGGSPEDPALLLTITEPGVGQAGTNGRWHSGTFTWDGKVIAAGWEPGGGVEPECQSTDPAVDKSMFFYDATTGAKLGQWTLPRAQDGASENCTIHNYNIVPLRSGRYVAVGGHYQAGTWVTEFTDPANPITVGWSDPPVIAPPDLGGAWSSYWYNNFIYESSITEGLNVFRLSGVADGLRLGHLNPQTQEFSLS, encoded by the coding sequence ATGTCACGGCACATTCGACTTGTCCTCGGCGCGGTTCTGAGCGCTGGGATCTTGGTGGTTCCTGGGATCGCCGTCGCCGACCACGCGACCGACCCGCACACACCGAACATGCACGCGAAGGGGCACAGCCCGCATCCGGCCACATTCCTGGGGGAGCCGGACGGCGTGCGCCATGTCAGCTCCGACATCGCCTTCCGGGGCAGATTGGCATTCCACGGCAATTACGACGGCTTCAGGGTGATCGACATCGCCGACCCGGATAACCCGCAAGAGCTGCTGCACCAGCGGTGCAACGGTGACCAGGGAGACATCTACGTCCGGGGCGACATCCTGGTCCGGTCGTGGAACTCCAAGAAGCCCACTGCGCGGCTCTGCGACGGCCAGACAGTCCCGGCCGAGTGGGAAGGCGTGCACGTCTTCGACCTCAGCAACCTCGCGGATCCCGAGCTCGTGGCCTCCGTCTCGCTGCCGTGCGGCTCCCACACCCTCACGGGTGCCGGAGTCTCGGATGGACGGCTGATCGTCTACAGCAACAACTCGAGCAGTTCGGGCTGTGTCGACGGCTCCCGCGCGTTGGACGACCCGGTCGGTGACTTCATGGACGTCATCGCGGTTCCGGTCGGCGATCCGTCTTCGGCAAGCCTGATCCACCGCGAGCCACTCGCCGGACCGACGACCGACGTACGCACCGGGTGTCACGATGCCGGGGCGATCCTGGGGACCGTCAACAAGGTGGTCTGCGCCAGTGCCGACACGATCAACGTTTTCGACATCGGCGCGAACAGTACGCCGGGCGGCAGCCCCGAGGACCCGGCCCTTCTGCTGACGATCACCGAACCAGGCGTCGGCCAGGCCGGCACGAACGGACGGTGGCACTCAGGCACCTTCACCTGGGACGGCAAAGTCATCGCCGCCGGATGGGAACCGGGTGGCGGCGTCGAGCCGGAGTGTCAGAGCACCGATCCCGCGGTCGACAAGAGCATGTTCTTCTACGACGCCACGACCGGCGCCAAGCTCGGCCAATGGACCCTGCCACGAGCCCAGGACGGCGCGAGCGAGAACTGCACGATCCACAACTACAACATCGTGCCGTTGCGCAGCGGCCGGTACGTCGCCGTCGGCGGGCATTACCAGGCCGGTACCTGGGTTACCGAATTCACCGATCCAGCCAACCCGATCACCGTGGGCTGGTCCGACCCGCCTGTCATCGCACCACCTGACCTCGGCGGCGCGTGGTCGTCGTACTGGTACAACAACTTCATCTACGAGTCGAGCATCACCGAGGGGCTGAACGTCTTCCGGCTGAGCGGTGTGGCTGACGGCTTGCGCCTCGGCCACCTCAACCCGCAAACGCAGGAGTTCTCACTCTCGTGA
- a CDS encoding LVIVD repeat-containing protein: MRRRWRLLSIGTMVAGLALVPISAGAHDPEDGHGTHPPTGGGAPDLHSDNMTLLKNLPKVDAATQSDLTFEGRFAYAGTFTGFRIIDISNPAAAQQVTFFPCNGGQGDVSIYNGFLFSSVDTPQTKPSCDSANTTASNPTAWEGVRIFDVRDPANVKHVASVRTDCGSHTHTLSPAGRNSVFIYVSSYGLTPGSIGPHCQQDHGKISVIHVATKNPEKAMVVATPPTTDVPVFDASRLELDDLVPPGALLDTRGCHDITVLKPLELAAAACLSVGQIWDISDPTAPKVLHTLTTEEVRAWHSAQFTWDGQRVVFGDEAGGGVIPRCRAQDPPTTGAVWIYDVASGAELGHYKLPRAETGICTMHNFSLVPGVSGDILVSAAYTGGTTVADITDPANPVEIGFYRAGDPIAANTWSSYWHNGFIYANDINRGFDVFSITHPAVAGAAILNRDNPQTQEVLFR; this comes from the coding sequence ATGAGGCGGCGATGGCGCCTCCTGTCGATCGGGACGATGGTGGCGGGCCTGGCGCTCGTCCCGATCTCGGCGGGCGCACACGATCCCGAAGACGGTCACGGAACCCATCCGCCCACAGGCGGTGGTGCACCGGACCTGCACAGCGACAACATGACGCTGCTGAAGAATCTCCCGAAAGTCGACGCAGCGACCCAGTCCGACCTGACGTTCGAAGGCCGATTCGCCTACGCGGGAACATTCACGGGATTCCGCATCATCGACATCTCGAACCCGGCGGCCGCACAGCAGGTGACGTTCTTCCCCTGTAACGGCGGTCAAGGGGACGTGTCGATCTACAACGGCTTCTTGTTCTCGTCGGTCGACACGCCGCAGACCAAACCCAGCTGCGACAGCGCCAACACCACGGCCTCGAACCCGACGGCCTGGGAAGGTGTGCGGATCTTCGACGTACGCGATCCGGCCAACGTCAAGCACGTCGCGTCGGTGCGCACGGACTGTGGCTCGCACACCCACACGCTCTCTCCCGCGGGGCGGAACAGCGTGTTCATCTACGTGTCGTCGTACGGACTGACCCCAGGCTCGATCGGACCGCACTGCCAGCAGGACCACGGCAAGATCTCGGTGATCCACGTCGCGACGAAGAACCCGGAGAAGGCGATGGTCGTCGCCACGCCCCCGACGACCGACGTACCGGTATTCGATGCGTCCCGTCTCGAGCTCGACGATCTCGTACCGCCGGGCGCGCTGCTGGACACCAGAGGCTGCCACGACATCACGGTCCTCAAGCCGCTCGAGCTTGCGGCGGCGGCGTGCCTCAGCGTCGGCCAGATCTGGGACATCAGCGATCCCACGGCGCCGAAGGTGCTGCACACCCTGACCACCGAGGAGGTCCGGGCCTGGCACTCGGCGCAGTTCACCTGGGACGGCCAGCGGGTCGTGTTCGGTGACGAGGCGGGTGGCGGCGTGATTCCGCGGTGCCGCGCGCAGGACCCGCCGACGACCGGAGCGGTGTGGATCTACGACGTCGCCTCGGGCGCGGAGCTGGGCCATTACAAGCTGCCACGCGCCGAGACCGGCATCTGCACGATGCACAACTTCAGCCTGGTGCCAGGTGTGAGCGGGGACATCCTCGTCTCGGCGGCCTACACGGGCGGTACGACGGTCGCCGACATCACCGACCCGGCCAACCCGGTGGAGATCGGCTTCTACCGGGCGGGCGACCCGATCGCCGCGAATACCTGGTCGTCGTACTGGCACAACGGATTCATCTACGCGAACGACATCAACCGTGGCTTCGATGTCTTCTCCATCACCCATCCGGCGGTGGCCGGCGCGGCGATCCTCAACCGCGACAATCCGCAGACTCAGGAAGTCCTCTTCCGCTGA
- a CDS encoding 5'-nucleotidase C-terminal domain-containing protein, whose translation MAVTTTLAVSISWLGVPAGATQLERSAAEVADLRDRRVVLFAADGMRPDLVDRYAAEGAVPTMAALQAAGVKGANGLTQGFPPNTGVGWATLATGTWPGEHGSTNNTFHRTGEGNFNNRTSFAATGILQSDTIAQAAERAGKTVAAVEWVGARSYAPALRGPVVDFRSFFSDRGVLLNYDLPGQPAGANAFGVTYNRVDLDAATGWTDVPVSYSPAKQERLKLTNTAFPAADNVDRFYDLYIFDSTDDATTNYDHVLVVPATAGKDGDAAAADLGQGEWADVKVSLTGGRAGLTAGFYLKAVDLAPDLSKFRIYFTSIARSNATYNGCTYAPGCSAPSGFEETLNARFPSSTAADFAPLEAGIVDEDTYIQQGLMWKDAHFAYLRFFFEDLGVRPDLLLAGTPVTDEFSHQFMGLVTPTDMDGDPNPYFDDVTGDGNPDGRLAVREGYIRSAYAEADDTLALARSLMGGDPTTVVSSDHGFAPQWRAVNTSKVLADLGLGAEQISNCRAAPGAKAKECHAGGTAQIYLSVAGRDPGGVIPADQYDAVRDQIVAAFQDLSDPENPGKQVVDKVMRKEELRNVDGSDSLHPTRSGDVVVVFRPPYQTDAATPGQRFSFSQFFGQHGYLPNLVDLAHNVNMHGTFIAAGPGIRPGAPLPGVRAIDVAPTIAVLLGIPGPHNARGKIRYDALQGTGSLREVTVLDISDYHGQLVPLSETADTLAGGGASNPSFAIGGAAFLKPWFDAYRAEARDGHVTLTAGDAVGATPPISAFFGDKPTIEMMNLMGFGLDGLGNHNFDRGEQYLREQLIPLADFKYVSANILDSRTGDVPEEWSKSRVLRFGDVRVAFVGFSNPDIPELTKPGALGPFVVTDPVAAVNQRAAQLEKQGIKAIVALGHLGATSGTLTSPSGPLVDLADAARKVDTVIGDHTDFQVVSTRSNGVLVVENRSKGVRFTRVRLVIDGATGNVVYQTADFHQPWNIGVTPDARIQARLDELNAQLRPVLGTVIGNSTVFVPRTDSCGNTAGRTCESLVGNVVSDAMRATYGVDFAITNSGGLRADLTCPTTDSPDDFCPAYTPPPFPITRGQVLGVLPFGNVVVTLQVNGAELRTMLENGLSAMPAVSGRYPQVSGLCVGYDIARPAGSRLTSAVRQAADGSCTGATLDLSAASTYTIAENDFMVAGGDGYPDFRSRATSRDVMDQVVADHIAAAGTISPAIQGRIVCATSGAVACPVPTG comes from the coding sequence ATGGCTGTGACGACGACCCTGGCCGTGTCGATTTCGTGGCTGGGGGTGCCCGCCGGGGCGACGCAGCTCGAGCGGTCCGCGGCGGAAGTGGCTGACCTGCGCGACCGGCGCGTGGTGCTTTTCGCCGCCGACGGCATGCGGCCGGATCTGGTTGACCGGTACGCCGCGGAGGGCGCCGTACCCACGATGGCGGCGCTACAGGCGGCAGGGGTCAAGGGTGCCAACGGCCTCACGCAGGGCTTCCCGCCGAACACCGGTGTCGGCTGGGCGACGCTCGCGACCGGCACCTGGCCCGGTGAGCACGGTTCGACCAACAACACCTTCCACCGCACCGGCGAGGGCAACTTCAACAACCGTACGTCGTTCGCGGCGACCGGGATCCTGCAGAGCGACACCATCGCCCAGGCGGCGGAGCGAGCCGGGAAGACGGTTGCCGCGGTCGAGTGGGTCGGCGCTCGCAGCTATGCACCAGCACTGCGGGGTCCGGTCGTCGACTTCCGCAGCTTCTTCTCCGACCGCGGGGTGTTGCTCAACTACGACCTCCCCGGCCAGCCTGCGGGCGCGAATGCGTTCGGCGTCACCTACAACCGGGTCGACCTTGACGCGGCGACCGGCTGGACCGACGTACCGGTGTCGTACAGCCCCGCCAAGCAGGAGCGGCTCAAGCTGACGAATACCGCTTTCCCAGCTGCCGACAACGTCGACCGGTTCTACGACCTGTACATCTTCGACTCCACCGACGACGCCACGACCAACTACGACCACGTGCTCGTCGTCCCGGCCACTGCCGGCAAGGACGGCGACGCGGCGGCAGCCGATCTGGGTCAGGGGGAGTGGGCCGACGTCAAGGTCAGCCTCACCGGCGGTCGTGCCGGCCTCACCGCGGGGTTCTACCTCAAGGCAGTCGACCTGGCGCCCGACCTGTCGAAGTTCCGGATCTACTTCACCTCCATCGCCCGCTCGAACGCGACCTACAACGGCTGCACCTACGCGCCGGGGTGCTCGGCGCCGAGTGGCTTCGAGGAGACGCTCAACGCCCGGTTCCCCAGCTCCACCGCCGCGGACTTCGCGCCGCTGGAAGCGGGGATCGTCGACGAGGACACTTACATCCAGCAGGGCCTGATGTGGAAGGACGCCCATTTCGCCTATCTGCGGTTCTTCTTCGAGGACCTCGGCGTTCGGCCGGACCTGCTGCTCGCCGGCACGCCGGTGACCGACGAGTTCAGCCACCAGTTCATGGGGCTCGTGACACCGACCGACATGGACGGCGACCCCAACCCGTACTTCGACGACGTGACCGGTGACGGCAATCCCGACGGGCGGCTCGCGGTGCGGGAGGGCTACATCCGGTCCGCCTACGCCGAGGCCGACGACACGCTCGCGCTCGCCAGGTCGCTGATGGGTGGCGACCCGACGACGGTCGTGTCGAGCGACCACGGCTTCGCCCCGCAGTGGCGGGCCGTGAACACCAGCAAGGTGCTCGCCGATCTCGGCCTGGGCGCCGAGCAGATCAGCAACTGCCGCGCGGCGCCCGGCGCCAAGGCGAAGGAGTGCCACGCCGGCGGGACCGCTCAGATCTACCTCAGCGTGGCCGGCCGTGACCCGGGCGGTGTGATCCCGGCCGACCAGTACGACGCTGTGCGCGACCAGATCGTCGCGGCCTTCCAGGATCTGAGCGACCCGGAGAACCCAGGCAAGCAGGTGGTCGACAAGGTGATGCGCAAGGAGGAGCTGCGCAATGTCGACGGCTCCGACTCGTTGCACCCCACCCGCAGCGGCGACGTGGTCGTGGTGTTCCGGCCGCCGTACCAGACCGATGCGGCGACACCCGGGCAGCGCTTCTCGTTCTCGCAGTTCTTCGGTCAGCACGGCTACCTGCCGAACCTGGTCGACCTGGCGCATAACGTCAACATGCATGGCACTTTCATCGCCGCGGGGCCGGGGATACGGCCGGGCGCGCCGCTGCCCGGTGTACGGGCGATCGACGTCGCGCCCACCATCGCCGTCCTGCTCGGAATCCCCGGACCGCACAACGCGCGCGGGAAGATCCGGTACGACGCGCTCCAGGGCACCGGGTCGCTGCGCGAGGTCACGGTGCTCGACATCAGCGACTACCACGGCCAGCTGGTGCCGCTGTCCGAGACGGCCGACACCCTGGCCGGCGGCGGCGCGAGCAACCCGTCCTTCGCGATCGGCGGGGCCGCGTTCCTCAAGCCGTGGTTCGACGCCTACCGGGCCGAGGCCCGGGACGGGCACGTCACGCTCACCGCGGGGGACGCGGTCGGCGCGACCCCGCCGATCTCGGCCTTCTTCGGCGACAAGCCGACGATCGAGATGATGAACCTGATGGGATTCGGGCTCGACGGCCTCGGCAACCACAACTTCGACCGCGGCGAGCAGTACCTGCGGGAGCAGCTCATCCCGCTGGCCGACTTCAAGTACGTGTCCGCGAACATCCTCGACTCCCGGACCGGTGACGTTCCAGAAGAGTGGTCGAAGTCCCGCGTACTCCGGTTCGGCGACGTGCGGGTCGCCTTCGTCGGGTTCTCCAATCCCGACATCCCCGAGCTGACCAAGCCGGGCGCGCTCGGGCCGTTCGTCGTCACCGACCCGGTCGCCGCGGTGAACCAGCGAGCCGCCCAGCTCGAGAAGCAGGGGATCAAGGCGATCGTTGCCCTCGGCCACCTGGGCGCCACCTCGGGCACGCTGACCAGTCCGTCCGGTCCGCTCGTCGACCTGGCCGACGCGGCTCGCAAGGTCGATACCGTGATCGGCGACCACACCGACTTCCAGGTGGTGTCGACCCGCAGCAATGGCGTTCTTGTGGTGGAGAACCGCAGCAAGGGTGTCCGGTTCACCCGGGTCCGCCTCGTCATCGATGGTGCCACCGGCAACGTCGTCTATCAGACCGCCGACTTCCACCAGCCTTGGAACATCGGAGTGACGCCGGACGCGCGGATCCAGGCTCGCCTGGATGAGCTCAACGCCCAGCTACGACCCGTCCTCGGCACAGTCATCGGGAACTCGACCGTGTTCGTGCCGCGCACGGACTCCTGCGGCAACACGGCAGGCCGTACCTGCGAGTCACTGGTCGGCAATGTGGTGAGCGACGCCATGCGAGCGACGTACGGCGTGGATTTCGCGATCACCAACTCCGGCGGTCTGCGCGCTGACCTCACATGCCCGACGACCGACAGTCCCGACGACTTCTGCCCGGCGTACACGCCGCCACCGTTCCCGATCACCCGCGGGCAGGTGCTGGGGGTGCTGCCGTTCGGAAACGTCGTCGTCACCCTGCAGGTCAACGGCGCCGAGTTGAGGACCATGCTGGAGAACGGCCTCTCGGCGATGCCCGCCGTGTCGGGCCGTTACCCGCAGGTGTCGGGTCTGTGCGTCGGCTATGACATCGCCCGGCCTGCGGGCAGCCGATTGACCAGCGCGGTTCGTCAGGCTGCCGACGGGTCGTGCACCGGCGCAACGCTGGACCTCAGCGCCGCATCGACGTACACCATCGCCGAGAACGACTTCATGGTGGCCGGCGGCGATGGCTACCCCGACTTCCGCAGCCGGGCGACTTCTCGGGACGTCATGGACCAGGTCGTCGCGGACCACATCGCCGCCGCGGGCACCATCTCGCCGGCGATCCAGGGCCGGATCGTGTGTGCGACGAGCGGGGCGGTCGCCTGCCCGGTTCCAACCGGCTGA
- a CDS encoding RNA polymerase sigma factor produces the protein MGLSDESLLAGLASADPDTAAAFVRRFQGRVFGLAYAILGDREAATEVAQEAFVRAWRHGAVYDARRGTVATWLLTITRNLAVDAVRLRRTVPVDPMVLSALQLPSTEPAPGEELTSPAELERLRRALDRLPAAQRRCLLLSLLHGLSGREISELDGVPLGTVKTRIRTALLTLRSDLEVRDD, from the coding sequence GTGGGTCTATCCGACGAGTCGCTGCTGGCCGGCCTTGCTTCGGCCGACCCGGACACGGCCGCGGCGTTCGTCCGGAGGTTCCAGGGCCGGGTGTTCGGCCTGGCGTACGCGATCCTTGGGGATCGGGAGGCGGCGACGGAGGTAGCGCAGGAGGCGTTCGTCCGGGCCTGGCGGCACGGCGCGGTGTATGACGCTCGTCGCGGAACGGTCGCCACTTGGCTGCTGACCATCACTCGCAACCTCGCGGTAGACGCGGTCCGGCTGCGGCGCACAGTGCCGGTCGACCCGATGGTGCTGAGCGCGTTGCAGCTGCCGAGCACCGAGCCGGCGCCCGGGGAGGAGCTGACCAGCCCCGCCGAACTGGAGCGGCTGCGTCGGGCGCTCGATCGGCTCCCGGCGGCGCAGCGGCGGTGCCTGTTGCTCTCGCTGCTCCACGGCCTGTCCGGCCGCGAGATCAGCGAGCTGGACGGCGTACCGCTGGGCACGGTGAAGACCAGGATCCGAACTGCGCTGCTCACGCTTCGGTCAGATCTGGAGGTGCGCGATGACTGA
- a CDS encoding fibronectin type III domain-containing protein gives MRRTPKLPVSRLLLAAVMVLGVVPGGTAVAALDAETPQVVRFHGGGYDRADSIAVDPAGNVYVGGSVDSAGGGSTFAVVKLSPQGTVLWTGRYSGSRGGVGGSALAVTADGAGNVYAAGWTGDGVIFNNNIDYLVVKLGPDGVERWAQRYDGPARGFDQATEVAVDGTGSAYVSGFSYGQNQNQAFDWTTHKYSSTGALLWERRHSGPGTNDDRVADLMLAPDGNLVVTGFTKNSGDGLTNDLETLSYDPAGNLVWQTRWTDTAGSHESPADLDLDAAGRITVTGTTAENAGPYAVPTPITLRYDRSGNLLQTIRAGGASVDADTSGGFVLAGFFLEPPGVSSVARYDATGARVWSTPLTVNAEDALSGLSVGADSTGAVTLAGTARNVFVHNDDYLTVRYAPDGRELWRHRFNGPAGGDDRVAGLAVDGADTAVVTGTSWNGYLSSKGTADDIVTLRFPAAAAPALVAPSNLAATGVSAGQIRLTWQDNAGTEDGFRIERCQGIGCTGFVQVATVGHDVTAYTDGGLARNTQYSYRVRAFDADEVSPYSNTATGKTRRR, from the coding sequence ATGCGTCGTACACCGAAGCTGCCCGTGTCCCGACTCTTGCTGGCGGCGGTGATGGTGCTCGGCGTCGTACCCGGCGGGACGGCTGTGGCCGCCCTCGACGCTGAAACCCCGCAGGTGGTCAGATTCCACGGTGGGGGCTACGACCGGGCCGACTCGATCGCGGTTGACCCCGCCGGGAACGTGTACGTCGGCGGCTCCGTGGACAGCGCCGGCGGCGGATCTACGTTCGCGGTGGTCAAGTTGAGCCCGCAGGGCACCGTGCTGTGGACCGGCCGGTACAGCGGGTCCCGCGGCGGAGTCGGCGGCAGCGCCCTGGCCGTCACCGCCGATGGCGCGGGCAACGTGTACGCCGCCGGATGGACCGGTGATGGCGTCATCTTCAACAACAACATCGACTACCTGGTAGTGAAGCTCGGGCCCGACGGAGTCGAGCGCTGGGCCCAGCGGTACGACGGCCCGGCCCGGGGATTCGACCAGGCCACCGAGGTGGCGGTCGACGGAACCGGGAGCGCCTACGTCAGCGGTTTCTCCTACGGCCAGAACCAGAACCAGGCCTTCGACTGGACGACCCACAAGTACAGCTCCACCGGCGCGCTGCTGTGGGAGCGCCGGCACAGCGGACCGGGGACGAACGACGACCGGGTCGCCGACCTGATGCTTGCGCCGGATGGCAATCTCGTCGTCACCGGCTTCACCAAGAACTCCGGCGACGGGCTGACCAACGACCTGGAGACGCTCAGCTACGACCCGGCCGGGAACCTCGTCTGGCAGACCCGCTGGACCGACACCGCCGGGAGCCACGAGTCACCGGCGGACCTCGACCTGGACGCCGCCGGCCGGATCACAGTGACCGGTACAACAGCCGAGAACGCCGGCCCGTACGCGGTGCCGACGCCGATCACCCTGCGATACGACCGCAGCGGGAATCTGCTGCAGACGATCCGGGCCGGCGGGGCGAGCGTGGACGCCGACACTTCCGGTGGGTTCGTGCTCGCTGGGTTCTTCCTCGAGCCGCCGGGGGTGTCGTCGGTCGCCAGGTACGACGCGACGGGCGCGCGAGTGTGGTCGACCCCGCTCACGGTGAACGCGGAGGACGCGCTGTCCGGGCTGTCGGTCGGGGCGGATTCGACGGGGGCGGTAACGCTGGCCGGTACCGCCAGGAACGTGTTCGTGCACAACGACGACTACCTCACCGTTCGCTATGCCCCGGACGGCCGGGAGCTGTGGCGGCACCGATTCAACGGCCCGGCCGGTGGCGATGACCGGGTCGCCGGGCTCGCTGTCGACGGCGCCGATACGGCGGTCGTGACCGGCACCTCTTGGAACGGTTACCTGTCGTCCAAGGGGACAGCCGACGACATCGTGACGCTGCGCTTCCCGGCCGCGGCCGCGCCCGCGTTGGTTGCCCCCAGCAACCTGGCCGCGACCGGGGTGTCGGCCGGCCAGATTCGGCTGACCTGGCAGGACAACGCGGGCACTGAGGACGGCTTCCGGATCGAGCGCTGCCAGGGCATCGGCTGCACCGGGTTCGTGCAGGTCGCGACGGTCGGGCACGATGTCACGGCGTACACCGACGGCGGGCTGGCGCGGAACACCCAGTACAGCTATCGGGTCCGCGCCTTCGACGCCGACGAGGTCTCGCCGTACTCGAACACGGCCACCGGCAAGACCCGTCGGCGCTGA
- a CDS encoding aconitase X catalytic domain-containing protein, which produces MSRTQLILTADEARMLHGADGDGVALAMRVLVGLSRALGASRLVEITSAHVDSCLYHGKVSLDFANRLVELGGSVRVPTTLNVGSMDLLHPGLVRTKTDTEREVALKGRQLMSAYLALGCQATWTCAPYQLPGRPALGEHIAWAESNAIVFANSVLGARTDRYGDFLDICAAITGRAPFSGLQTDEARRGTAVFDCGALGRDFLQTELAYPLLGHYVGSVAGAENPVLVGIPTDVSEDRLKAFGAAAASSGGVAMFHVVGVTPEAATLEHALQGRPPQSTREVGREVLRATRAELSTFSSGRLDAVSVGTPHASYAECELLADLLREGPPIHRDVAFYLSTGRATLAQAEQSGVLRILESAGVTVVVDTCTYVTSILAPGLKNVMTNSAKWAHYAPGNINVDVVLGSVHECVASARLGHVALDNSLFVEGPP; this is translated from the coding sequence ATGTCCAGGACTCAGCTGATCCTCACGGCCGATGAAGCGCGGATGCTGCACGGTGCGGATGGCGACGGGGTCGCTCTGGCGATGCGGGTTCTGGTCGGCCTCAGCCGGGCCCTTGGGGCGTCGCGGCTCGTCGAGATCACCTCGGCGCATGTCGACTCGTGCCTGTACCACGGCAAGGTCAGCCTCGACTTCGCCAACCGCCTGGTCGAGCTTGGCGGGTCCGTGCGGGTGCCCACCACGCTGAATGTCGGGTCGATGGATCTGCTCCACCCTGGTCTGGTCCGCACGAAGACCGACACCGAGCGGGAGGTCGCACTGAAGGGGCGACAATTGATGTCGGCGTACCTGGCGCTCGGGTGTCAGGCCACCTGGACCTGCGCTCCGTACCAGTTGCCGGGGCGTCCCGCCCTGGGCGAGCACATCGCGTGGGCGGAGTCGAATGCCATCGTGTTCGCGAACTCGGTGCTCGGTGCGCGGACGGACCGGTACGGAGACTTCCTGGACATCTGCGCCGCGATCACGGGCCGGGCACCGTTCTCCGGCCTCCAGACGGACGAGGCCAGGAGAGGAACAGCCGTGTTCGACTGCGGCGCTCTCGGACGCGACTTCCTCCAGACCGAGCTGGCCTACCCACTACTCGGTCACTACGTCGGCTCGGTGGCCGGTGCTGAGAATCCAGTTCTGGTCGGCATACCCACTGATGTCAGTGAGGACAGGCTCAAGGCCTTCGGTGCGGCCGCGGCATCGTCCGGTGGCGTTGCGATGTTCCACGTCGTCGGTGTGACGCCGGAGGCAGCCACCCTCGAGCATGCGCTGCAGGGCAGGCCTCCGCAGAGCACCCGCGAAGTCGGCCGGGAGGTCCTCCGGGCCACCCGGGCCGAGCTGTCGACGTTCTCGTCGGGCCGCCTCGACGCGGTGAGCGTCGGGACACCACACGCGTCGTACGCCGAGTGCGAGCTGCTCGCCGACCTACTCCGCGAGGGTCCTCCGATCCACCGCGACGTGGCGTTCTACCTGTCCACCGGCCGGGCGACGTTGGCACAGGCCGAGCAGAGCGGCGTACTGCGGATCCTCGAGTCAGCCGGCGTCACCGTAGTCGTCGACACCTGCACGTACGTGACGTCGATCCTGGCTCCGGGCTTGAAGAACGTGATGACCAATTCGGCGAAGTGGGCCCATTATGCGCCCGGCAACATCAACGTCGATGTCGTGCTCGGATCGGTCCACGAGTGCGTTGCATCCGCCCGGCTCGGACACGTTGCTCTGGACAACTCTCTCTTTGTGGAGGGACCGCCATGA
- a CDS encoding aconitase X swivel domain-containing protein: MMVQAEALTNGAAVGCTMRLTEPLSLWGGTDDSGRIVDPHHPQYGAVLVGRVLLMESGRGSSSSSSVLAEQIRSGAAPAAIVLARADGILVLGAIVAAELYGLAVPILVVEPQRHADIPGDLVVRVRASSSGGTITW, encoded by the coding sequence ATGATGGTTCAGGCCGAGGCGCTCACCAACGGTGCCGCAGTAGGCTGCACGATGCGGCTGACCGAACCGCTCTCCTTGTGGGGCGGCACGGACGACAGTGGGCGCATCGTCGATCCGCACCACCCGCAGTACGGCGCAGTCCTTGTGGGCCGCGTGCTCCTGATGGAGTCTGGACGTGGATCGAGCTCGAGCTCGAGTGTGCTGGCCGAGCAGATCAGGTCGGGAGCGGCCCCGGCCGCGATCGTGCTGGCCAGGGCAGACGGGATCCTCGTCCTCGGCGCGATCGTCGCCGCCGAGCTGTACGGCCTCGCTGTTCCGATCCTTGTGGTCGAACCACAGCGGCACGCAGACATTCCGGGGGATCTCGTGGTCCGGGTCCGAGCCTCGTCAAGCGGCGGCACGATCACCTGGTAG